The Fundulus heteroclitus isolate FHET01 unplaced genomic scaffold, MU-UCD_Fhet_4.1 scaffold_156, whole genome shotgun sequence genome includes a window with the following:
- the klhl20 gene encoding kelch-like protein 20 isoform X2, with translation MDTKPMRRATSARQDATGMDITSRCTLGDPNKLPEGVPQPARMPYVSDKHPRQTLEVINLLRKHRELCDVVLVVGAKKIYAHRVILSACSPYFRAMFTGELAESRQTEVVIRDIDERAMELLIDFAYTSQVTVEEGNVQTLLPAACLLQLAEIQEACCEFLKRQLDPSNCLGIRAFADTHSCRELLRIADKFTQHNFQEVMESEEFMLLPANQLIDIISSDELNVRSEEQVFNAVMAWVKYSIQERRPQLPQVLQHVRLPLLSPKFLVGTVGSDPLIKSDEECRDLVDEAKNYLLLPQERPLMQGPRTRPRKPIRCGEVLFAVGGWCSGDAISSVERYDPQTNEWRMVASMSKRRCGVGVSVLDDLLYAVGGHDGSSYLNSVERYDPKTNQWSSDVAPTSTCRTSVGVAVLGGFLYAVGGQDGVSCLNIVERYDPKENKWTRVASMSTRRLGVAVAVLGGFLYAVGGSDGTSPLNTVERYNPQENRWHTVSPMGTRRKHLGCAVYQDMIYSVGGRDDTTELSSAERYNPRTNQWSPVVAMTSRRSGVGLAVVNGQLMAVGGFDGTTYLKTIEVYDPDANTWRLYGGMNYRRLGGGVGVIKMTHCESHIW, from the exons GGCCACCAGCGCACGTCAGGACGCCACTGGAATGGACATCACCAGCCGCTGTACTCTGGGGGACCCCAACAAGCTCCCTGAAGGGGTCCCCCAGCCAGCGCGCATGCCTTACGTTTCAGACAAGCACCCACGGCAGACGCTGGAAGTGATCAATCTGCTGAGGAAACACCGGGAGCTGTGCGACGTGGTGCTGGTGGTGGGCGCCAAGAAGATTTACGCTCACCGCGTGATCCTCTCCGCCTGCAGCCCGTACTTTAG GGCGATGTTTACGGGGGAGTTGGCAGAGAGCAGGCAGACAGAAGTGGTTATCCGTGACATTGATGAGAGAGCCATGGAGCTGCTCATCGACTTTGCCTACACCTCACAG GTGACCGTGGAGGAGGGGAATGTCCAGACGCTGCTTCCTGCCGCCTGCCTTCTCCAGCTGGCTGAGATCCAGGAGGCCTGCTGTGAGTTCCTGAAGAGACAGCTGGATCCATCCAACTGTCTGGGCATCAGGGCCTTCGCCGACACCCACTCCTGCCGCGAACTGCTGCGAATCGCAGACAAGTTCACGCAGCATAATTTCCAGGAG GTCATGGAGAGCGAGGAGTTCATGCTGCTTCCTGCCAACCAGCTGATCGACATCATCTCCAGTGACGAGCTGAATGTGCGCAGTGAGGAGCAGGTGTTTAACGCTGTGATGGCCTGGGTGAAGTACAGCATCCAGGAGCGCAGGCCCCAGCTACCTCAG GTCTTGCAGCATGTACGTCTGCCGTTACTGAGCCCTAAGTTTCTGGTGGGGACCGTGGGTTCAGATCCTCTGATCAAAAGTGATGAAGAATGCAG AGACCTGGTTGATGAGGCCAAGAATTACCTTCTGCTTCCACAAGAGAGGCCGCTGATGCAGGGCCCCAGAACACGCCCTCGCAAACCTATTCGATGCGGAGAGGTTCTTTTTGCAG TTGGCGGCTGGTGCAGCGGAGACGCCATTTCCAGCGTGGAGCGCTACGACCCACAGACTAACGAGTGGCGCATGGTGGCGTCGATGAGCAAACGGCGGTGCGGCGTCGGCGTCAGCGTCCTGGACGACTTGCTGTACGCGGTGGGCGGCCACGACGGCTCGTCCTATCTCAACTCCGTGGAGAG GTACGACCCTAAAACCAACCAGTGGAGCAGCGACGTGGCCCCCACCAGCACATGCCGGACCAGCGTGGGTGTCGCTGTCCTTGGTGGATTTCTGTATGCTGTGGGAGGACAGGACGGAGTGTCTTGTCTCAACATCGTTGAAAG GTATGATCCAAAGGAGAATAAGTGGACTCGCGTGGCCTCCATGAGCACCAGACGGCTTGGTGTAGCTGTCGCTGTGCTGGGAGGATTCCTCTATGCTGTTGGAGGGTCCGATGGGACGTCTCCTTTAAACACAG TGGAGCGCTATAACCCTCAAGAAAACCGCTGGCACACGGTGTCTCCCATGGGCACCAGAAGAAAGCACCTCGGCTGCGCCGTCTACCAGGACATGATTTACTCCGTGGGAGGGCGGGACGACACCACGGAGCTGAGCAGCGCCGAGCGGTACAACCCCAGGACCAACCAGTGGTCTCCCGTTGTGGCCATGACGTCCAGACGTAGCGGG GTGGGCTTGGCAGTAGTGAATGGTCAGCTGATGGCAGTAGGTGGCTTTGATGGGACAACGTATTTAAAAACTATAGAGGTGTATGACCCGGATGCCAACACATGGAG GTTGTACGGTGGAATGAACTACCGCCGGCTAGGTGGAGGGGTGGGCGTCATTAAAATGACTCACTGTGAATCTCACATATGGTAA
- the klhl20 gene encoding kelch-like protein 20 isoform X1 — MDTKPMRRATSARQDATGMDITSRCTLGDPNKLPEGVPQPARMPYVSDKHPRQTLEVINLLRKHRELCDVVLVVGAKKIYAHRVILSACSPYFRAMFTGELAESRQTEVVIRDIDERAMELLIDFAYTSQVTVEEGNVQTLLPAACLLQLAEIQEACCEFLKRQLDPSNCLGIRAFADTHSCRELLRIADKFTQHNFQEVMESEEFMLLPANQLIDIISSDELNVRSEEQVFNAVMAWVKYSIQERRPQLPQVLQHVRLPLLSPKFLVGTVGSDPLIKSDEECRDLVDEAKNYLLLPQERPLMQGPRTRPRKPIRCGEVLFAVGGWCSGDAISSVERYDPQTNEWRMVASMSKRRCGVGVSVLDDLLYAVGGHDGSSYLNSVERLLQQRYDPKTNQWSSDVAPTSTCRTSVGVAVLGGFLYAVGGQDGVSCLNIVERYDPKENKWTRVASMSTRRLGVAVAVLGGFLYAVGGSDGTSPLNTVERYNPQENRWHTVSPMGTRRKHLGCAVYQDMIYSVGGRDDTTELSSAERYNPRTNQWSPVVAMTSRRSGVGLAVVNGQLMAVGGFDGTTYLKTIEVYDPDANTWRLYGGMNYRRLGGGVGVIKMTHCESHIW, encoded by the exons GGCCACCAGCGCACGTCAGGACGCCACTGGAATGGACATCACCAGCCGCTGTACTCTGGGGGACCCCAACAAGCTCCCTGAAGGGGTCCCCCAGCCAGCGCGCATGCCTTACGTTTCAGACAAGCACCCACGGCAGACGCTGGAAGTGATCAATCTGCTGAGGAAACACCGGGAGCTGTGCGACGTGGTGCTGGTGGTGGGCGCCAAGAAGATTTACGCTCACCGCGTGATCCTCTCCGCCTGCAGCCCGTACTTTAG GGCGATGTTTACGGGGGAGTTGGCAGAGAGCAGGCAGACAGAAGTGGTTATCCGTGACATTGATGAGAGAGCCATGGAGCTGCTCATCGACTTTGCCTACACCTCACAG GTGACCGTGGAGGAGGGGAATGTCCAGACGCTGCTTCCTGCCGCCTGCCTTCTCCAGCTGGCTGAGATCCAGGAGGCCTGCTGTGAGTTCCTGAAGAGACAGCTGGATCCATCCAACTGTCTGGGCATCAGGGCCTTCGCCGACACCCACTCCTGCCGCGAACTGCTGCGAATCGCAGACAAGTTCACGCAGCATAATTTCCAGGAG GTCATGGAGAGCGAGGAGTTCATGCTGCTTCCTGCCAACCAGCTGATCGACATCATCTCCAGTGACGAGCTGAATGTGCGCAGTGAGGAGCAGGTGTTTAACGCTGTGATGGCCTGGGTGAAGTACAGCATCCAGGAGCGCAGGCCCCAGCTACCTCAG GTCTTGCAGCATGTACGTCTGCCGTTACTGAGCCCTAAGTTTCTGGTGGGGACCGTGGGTTCAGATCCTCTGATCAAAAGTGATGAAGAATGCAG AGACCTGGTTGATGAGGCCAAGAATTACCTTCTGCTTCCACAAGAGAGGCCGCTGATGCAGGGCCCCAGAACACGCCCTCGCAAACCTATTCGATGCGGAGAGGTTCTTTTTGCAG TTGGCGGCTGGTGCAGCGGAGACGCCATTTCCAGCGTGGAGCGCTACGACCCACAGACTAACGAGTGGCGCATGGTGGCGTCGATGAGCAAACGGCGGTGCGGCGTCGGCGTCAGCGTCCTGGACGACTTGCTGTACGCGGTGGGCGGCCACGACGGCTCGTCCTATCTCAACTCCGTGGAGAGGTTGCTGCAACAACG GTACGACCCTAAAACCAACCAGTGGAGCAGCGACGTGGCCCCCACCAGCACATGCCGGACCAGCGTGGGTGTCGCTGTCCTTGGTGGATTTCTGTATGCTGTGGGAGGACAGGACGGAGTGTCTTGTCTCAACATCGTTGAAAG GTATGATCCAAAGGAGAATAAGTGGACTCGCGTGGCCTCCATGAGCACCAGACGGCTTGGTGTAGCTGTCGCTGTGCTGGGAGGATTCCTCTATGCTGTTGGAGGGTCCGATGGGACGTCTCCTTTAAACACAG TGGAGCGCTATAACCCTCAAGAAAACCGCTGGCACACGGTGTCTCCCATGGGCACCAGAAGAAAGCACCTCGGCTGCGCCGTCTACCAGGACATGATTTACTCCGTGGGAGGGCGGGACGACACCACGGAGCTGAGCAGCGCCGAGCGGTACAACCCCAGGACCAACCAGTGGTCTCCCGTTGTGGCCATGACGTCCAGACGTAGCGGG GTGGGCTTGGCAGTAGTGAATGGTCAGCTGATGGCAGTAGGTGGCTTTGATGGGACAACGTATTTAAAAACTATAGAGGTGTATGACCCGGATGCCAACACATGGAG GTTGTACGGTGGAATGAACTACCGCCGGCTAGGTGGAGGGGTGGGCGTCATTAAAATGACTCACTGTGAATCTCACATATGGTAA
- the klhl20 gene encoding kelch-like protein 20 isoform X3 codes for MDITSRCTLGDPNKLPEGVPQPARMPYVSDKHPRQTLEVINLLRKHRELCDVVLVVGAKKIYAHRVILSACSPYFRAMFTGELAESRQTEVVIRDIDERAMELLIDFAYTSQVTVEEGNVQTLLPAACLLQLAEIQEACCEFLKRQLDPSNCLGIRAFADTHSCRELLRIADKFTQHNFQEVMESEEFMLLPANQLIDIISSDELNVRSEEQVFNAVMAWVKYSIQERRPQLPQVLQHVRLPLLSPKFLVGTVGSDPLIKSDEECRDLVDEAKNYLLLPQERPLMQGPRTRPRKPIRCGEVLFAVGGWCSGDAISSVERYDPQTNEWRMVASMSKRRCGVGVSVLDDLLYAVGGHDGSSYLNSVERLLQQRYDPKTNQWSSDVAPTSTCRTSVGVAVLGGFLYAVGGQDGVSCLNIVERYDPKENKWTRVASMSTRRLGVAVAVLGGFLYAVGGSDGTSPLNTVERYNPQENRWHTVSPMGTRRKHLGCAVYQDMIYSVGGRDDTTELSSAERYNPRTNQWSPVVAMTSRRSGVGLAVVNGQLMAVGGFDGTTYLKTIEVYDPDANTWRLYGGMNYRRLGGGVGVIKMTHCESHIW; via the exons ATGGACATCACCAGCCGCTGTACTCTGGGGGACCCCAACAAGCTCCCTGAAGGGGTCCCCCAGCCAGCGCGCATGCCTTACGTTTCAGACAAGCACCCACGGCAGACGCTGGAAGTGATCAATCTGCTGAGGAAACACCGGGAGCTGTGCGACGTGGTGCTGGTGGTGGGCGCCAAGAAGATTTACGCTCACCGCGTGATCCTCTCCGCCTGCAGCCCGTACTTTAG GGCGATGTTTACGGGGGAGTTGGCAGAGAGCAGGCAGACAGAAGTGGTTATCCGTGACATTGATGAGAGAGCCATGGAGCTGCTCATCGACTTTGCCTACACCTCACAG GTGACCGTGGAGGAGGGGAATGTCCAGACGCTGCTTCCTGCCGCCTGCCTTCTCCAGCTGGCTGAGATCCAGGAGGCCTGCTGTGAGTTCCTGAAGAGACAGCTGGATCCATCCAACTGTCTGGGCATCAGGGCCTTCGCCGACACCCACTCCTGCCGCGAACTGCTGCGAATCGCAGACAAGTTCACGCAGCATAATTTCCAGGAG GTCATGGAGAGCGAGGAGTTCATGCTGCTTCCTGCCAACCAGCTGATCGACATCATCTCCAGTGACGAGCTGAATGTGCGCAGTGAGGAGCAGGTGTTTAACGCTGTGATGGCCTGGGTGAAGTACAGCATCCAGGAGCGCAGGCCCCAGCTACCTCAG GTCTTGCAGCATGTACGTCTGCCGTTACTGAGCCCTAAGTTTCTGGTGGGGACCGTGGGTTCAGATCCTCTGATCAAAAGTGATGAAGAATGCAG AGACCTGGTTGATGAGGCCAAGAATTACCTTCTGCTTCCACAAGAGAGGCCGCTGATGCAGGGCCCCAGAACACGCCCTCGCAAACCTATTCGATGCGGAGAGGTTCTTTTTGCAG TTGGCGGCTGGTGCAGCGGAGACGCCATTTCCAGCGTGGAGCGCTACGACCCACAGACTAACGAGTGGCGCATGGTGGCGTCGATGAGCAAACGGCGGTGCGGCGTCGGCGTCAGCGTCCTGGACGACTTGCTGTACGCGGTGGGCGGCCACGACGGCTCGTCCTATCTCAACTCCGTGGAGAGGTTGCTGCAACAACG GTACGACCCTAAAACCAACCAGTGGAGCAGCGACGTGGCCCCCACCAGCACATGCCGGACCAGCGTGGGTGTCGCTGTCCTTGGTGGATTTCTGTATGCTGTGGGAGGACAGGACGGAGTGTCTTGTCTCAACATCGTTGAAAG GTATGATCCAAAGGAGAATAAGTGGACTCGCGTGGCCTCCATGAGCACCAGACGGCTTGGTGTAGCTGTCGCTGTGCTGGGAGGATTCCTCTATGCTGTTGGAGGGTCCGATGGGACGTCTCCTTTAAACACAG TGGAGCGCTATAACCCTCAAGAAAACCGCTGGCACACGGTGTCTCCCATGGGCACCAGAAGAAAGCACCTCGGCTGCGCCGTCTACCAGGACATGATTTACTCCGTGGGAGGGCGGGACGACACCACGGAGCTGAGCAGCGCCGAGCGGTACAACCCCAGGACCAACCAGTGGTCTCCCGTTGTGGCCATGACGTCCAGACGTAGCGGG GTGGGCTTGGCAGTAGTGAATGGTCAGCTGATGGCAGTAGGTGGCTTTGATGGGACAACGTATTTAAAAACTATAGAGGTGTATGACCCGGATGCCAACACATGGAG GTTGTACGGTGGAATGAACTACCGCCGGCTAGGTGGAGGGGTGGGCGTCATTAAAATGACTCACTGTGAATCTCACATATGGTAA